One segment of Castanea sativa cultivar Marrone di Chiusa Pesio chromosome 3, ASM4071231v1 DNA contains the following:
- the LOC142629820 gene encoding serine/threonine-protein phosphatase 7 long form homolog: MVDDRVIDIIKALGLEGLLRTPGREIDHGLITALVERWRQETHTFHMPHGEVTITLQDVEVLLGLPVDGEVITGSTQKEWENVCEEFLGFRPANNQRKELHGQRILIQRLLEAVANPLPPNATEDQLHKYARCYILALLGDTIFMDKSGDRVHLMWVQQLEDLRNPRRYSWGSACLAWLYRELCRASDKKANQIGGCLLLVQYWAWARFPYLCPTVVHGPPVDAYGPPVRGPLSLKWLWVPNKKNRPAHIFLDRYREQIASMLPGQVVWQPYEAEFENLPPWCVVGRAMWTATVPLVCFHLVEKHTPDRVVRQFGMIQEIPRNVDTDTVLHAIDLRGKVGVDWMRKHAAHITEWGNRLQQRCEAVVGDMPPQHEYFDWYKRVTRRFINVLGARLIIMIEGYARLLRRHPVGTEDHKDITDVLNAVQEIGRVQPPIPEAPNEEAATPAAAPTQSPSTSRAPVGRGSRSSIATPRLVPTPDPHPSTPNPSPSPTIPSPIPHPSPSPTIPSPISHPSPSPTTIPSPTPHPCPGSDIRPPTPRSFPELSPIPSFDLGLDLTPPDMHPQPPSHSASTGPSSGIDPPHVHVEQAVGLPAEAGGRPKRIAKAPPCGTGGHKHGHNVGPEASDEGHARPPPHYARRRKVQKR; encoded by the exons ATGGTGGACGACCGAGTCATTGACATCATTAAGGCACTCGGTTTGGAGGGACTCCTTAGGACCCCGGGTAGAGAGATCGACCACGGCCTGATAACGGCCTTAGTGGAGCGATGGCGGCAGGAGACTCACACCTTCCACATGCCACATGGTGAGGTCACCATCACCTTGCAAGATGTGGAGGTTCTTCTTGGGCTTCCTGTTGACGGCGAGGTCATTACAGGGAGCACGCAGAAAGAATGGGAGAACGTGTGTGAGGAATTTCTTGGCTTCAGACCTGCAAACAATCAGAGAAAGGAACTTCATGGCCAGAGGATTCTCATCCAACGGCTTTTGGAAGCTGTTGCCAATCCCTTGCCGCCTAATGCCACAGAGGATCAGTTGCATAAGTATGCacgatgctacatcctagcGCTTCTAGGGGACACAATCTTCATGGACAAATCCGGCGATAGGGTGCATCTGATGTGGGTGCAGCAGTTGGAAGACCTTCGCAATCCACGAAGGTACAGCTGGGGAagtgcttgccttgcatggttgtaccGAGAGTTATGCAGGGCAAGCGATAAGAAAGCTAATCAGATTGGTGGGTGTTTGCTgttggtccagtattgggcatgggctaGGTTCCCATATTTGTGCCCGACAGTTGTACATGGCCCGCCAGTGGATGCTTATGGTCCTCCAGTTCGTGGTCCACTGTCCCTGAA GTGGTTGTGggtcccaaacaagaaaaacaggCCCGCCCACATCTTCCTGGACAGGTATCGCGAGCAAATAGCTTCAATGTTGCCAGGCCAG GTGGTGTGGCAGCCGTATGAAGCTGAATTCGAGAACCTTCCGCCGTGGTGCGTTGTAGGGAGGGCCATGTGGACGGCAACGGTGCCACTTGTATGTTTCCACctagtagagaaacatacaccgGATCGTGTCGTTCGTCAATTCGGGATGATCCAAGAAATTCCCCGTAATGTTGACACCGATACAGTGCTCCATGCCATTGATTTGAGGGGGAAGGTTGGTGTTGATTGGATGCGGAAACATGCTGCGCATATTACAGAGTGGGGTAATCGCCTTCAACAGCGTTGTGAAGCAGTGGTTGGTGATATGCCTCCACAACACGAGTACTTCGATTGGTACAAAAGGGTAACTCGGAGGTTCATCAATGTCCTCGGTGCTAGATTGATTATAATG ATTGAAGGATATGCCCGTTTGTTGAGGCGTCACCCAGTGGGCACCGAGGACCACAAGGACATTACTGATGTGCTAAATGCAGTGCAGGAGATTGGCCGTGTACAACCTCCTATCCCTGAGGCCCCGAATGAGGAGGCAGCTACTCCTGCGGCAGCACCTACTCAAAGCCCAAGCACAAGCAGAGCTCCTGTCGGACGTGGGTCTCGTTCGTCTATTGCTACCCCGAGACTTGTCCCTACCCCCGATCCCCACCCATCCACCCCAAatccatcccctagccccaccATCCCCTCACCCAtcccacatccatcccctagccccaccATCCCCTCACCCATCTcacatccatcccctagccccaccACCATCCCTTCACCCACTCCACATCCATGTCCTGGGTCTGACATCCGTCCACCCACCCCACGGTCATTTCCTGAGCTGTCACCCATTCCTTCCTTCGACCTGGGTCTTGATCTAACTCCTCCTGACATGCACCCGCAGCCACCCTCCCACAGTGCATCCACTGGCCCTTCTTCGGGCATTGACCCACCCCATGTTCACGTTGAGCAGGCTGTTGGGTTACCTGCAGAGGCAGGAGGTCGGCCGAAACGCATAGCAAAGGCAC